The window CGGGTAATTGCGAAAAAAGTTGCCGGATCAATTCAAACGCGCCCGTGTACGTGGCCGGATTGCTCGTCGGCGTATTCCCCAACGGTTGCTGATCGACTTGAATGACTTTGTTGATGAGCTCGATGCCGCGAATTTCATCGTGAATGCCGGGGATCTCCCGCGCCCGGTGCAACGTCCGGGCCAGCGATTTATAGAGAATATCTTGAATCAGTGAGCTCTTACCGCTTCCGCTGACACCGGTGACCGCGGTCAGTGTTCCGAGCGGAATTCGTGCGGAGATATTGCGGAGGTTGTTGTGGCGAGCGCCGAGGATCTGGAGGAAGGGCTCAGGGTTCAAGGTTCGAGGTTCAGAAGCCAACGAGTCTTTCGCTCGCTTGCCTTTTTTCGTCCGTTTATTTTCCGACATCTCGCTGCCAATTTCAGCTTTCCCCTGCTGAACCCTGAACCCTGAACCCTGAATCCTCCGATGACTCGGCACGGCAATCGCGCTTTTCCCGCTCAAAAAAGGCCCCGTCACCGAGCCGCGGGCCTTCGCGACTAGCTGTGGCTTGCCGCGGGCGACAATCTCCCCTCCATATTCTCCTGCGCCGGGACCGAAATCGAGCAATTGATCGGCACTTTCGACCACTTCTCGATCGTGCTCGACGACGAGCAGGGTATTACCGAGGTCGCGCAGTTTCTGTAGCGCCGACAGCAAGCGCCGATTGTCGCGCGGGTGCAACCCGATGGTCGGCTCATCGAGCACATACAGCACGCCGCACAGGCCGCTGCCAACCTGGCTCGCCAACCGAATCCGCTGCGCCTCGCCTCCAGAAAGCGTTGGCGCGGGGCGATTCAAACTGAGATATTCAAGGCCGACATCGACTAGAAACTGCGTCCGGTTGCAAATTTCGCGCAATAGCTCGCCGGCAATTTTCTTTTCCGACCCCGTCGGTTGCCAGTTGTGAAGCTCGTTCAACAATTTCCCCAACGGCAACCGACCCAGATCGTCGATGGTCTTCCCGCGCAATCGTACTGCCGCGGCCAATTCGTTCAACCGGCTCCCGCCGCACGCCGAACATTCGACATCGTCCGTCAAATGTTCAAGCTGTCCGCGCATCGCCGGCGACAACCGCGCCGCCTCCTCCAGCGCCGGATACAACCCCTTGTACTGAAATCGAAACGTCGGCACTGCCGATTCTGTTTTCTGCTTTCCGCCTGCCGCATTTTCCCGACTCCGGACTCCCGACTCCTGAACTCTCACGTCAATCCAATCATCCCCTGCGCCATGCATCACGACGCGCCGTTCGCTCGAAGTAAGCTGCTCAAACGGCACATCGATGCGCACGCCAGCATGCGTCGCCAGCACCTGAAGCATTGCCGCAAAGATCGCCCCCTGCGCCGGCGGCCACAGCGCGATCGCCCCCTCGGCGAGCGACAGTTTCGGATCGCGGACCAGCACTGCGGGGTTCGCCCCAAGCTGCGTTCCCAAGCCTTCGCACTCGGCGCACCAACCGAGCGGACTATTGAACGAAAAACTGTGCGGAGTCAGCGGCTCGAAACTGCGCCCGCATTTGTCGCAGGCAAAATGTTGGCTGTGAACTTCCGTTCGCCAGCGTTTCTCTGGCACGTCATCGACCGGATACGCCACCGTCAACACGCCTTTGCCGAGCGACAGCGACGTTTCGACGCTCCCGGCAATTCGGCTGCGAGCATCGGGCCGCACCGCAATGCGATCGACAATCACCTCAACCGCGTGCTTGCGGCGGCGATCAATCTCGGGCGGCTCATCAACGGTGAACGTCTTCCCGTCGACGCGCATTCGCTGATAGCCGTTCGCCCGCATTTCACTCCAGAGCGTTTCATACTTTTCGCCGACTCGAATCTCCAGCGGAGCCATCAAATACAGCTTCGTGCCGTCCGGCTCGGCCATCAATTTCTCGATCACTTCATCGGCCGACTGCGTGCCAATCGGCTCATTGCACGCGGGGCAGTACGGCTTTCCGAGTCGCGCCATTAACACGCGGAAATAGTCGTAAATCTCAGTGACCGTGCCGACCGTCGACCGCGGGGTATGCCCAAGATTTTTCTGCTCGATCGCAATCGCCGGCGAAAGTCCCTCGATATGTTCCAGCTTCGGCTTCTGCATCTGCCCGACAAACTGGCGGGCATAGGCGCTCAGGCTTTCGACATATCGCCGCTGCCCTTCCGCGTAAATCGTATCCATCGCCAGCGAACTTTTTCCCGATCCGCTCAGCCCGCAGCACACCGTCATCTGATCGCGCGGAATGTCGACATCGACGCCTTTCAAATTGTGTTGCCACGCCCCGCGCACGCGAATCGTTTGCTCGCCGAAAATCTGGCCATTCGCGCTGCGACGATTCGACGGCTCATTCCCCTTCGATTTCAGGGACGCGGGCGAGGGGCCGTTCAAAATCGGAGCAAGTGCCATCGCGGTATGCGAAACAGTACGTTTCGACCGGTGCCCATTGCCCCCCACGTTCGAATGCACCCGTTCCTCTTCCGCCTGCTGACGGCTGAATCCTGAACGCTGAACCCCGGCAACTTCTTCTGGCGTCCCCACGGCCACCACTTCCCCGCCCGCAGCGCCTCCTTCCGGCCCAAGATCAATCATCCAATCCGCCGTCTTGATGACATCGAGATTGTGTTCGACCACCAGCACCGTGTTGCCGGCATCCACCAAATCGTGAAGCACTTTGAGCAGCATTTGAATGTCGGCAAAGTGCAAACCGGTCGTCGGCTCGTCGAGCAAGTACAATGTCCGCCCGGTGCTCCGCTTGACCAGTTCGCGCGCGAGCTTGATCCGCTGCGCCTCGCCTCCCGACAGCGTCGGCGACGCCTGGCCAAGCTTGAGATAGTCCAACCCGACGTCGTGCAGCGTCTGCAGTTTACGGCGAATGTCGGGAATATTCTCGAAGTGCGCGAGCGCCTCCTGCACATCCATCTCCAGCACATCCGCGATATTCTTCCCTTTGAACCGTACCTGCAGCGTCTCACGATTGAACCGATGGCCGCCGCAGACCGGGCAAGTCACCCACACATCGGCGAGAAAATCCATCTCCAGCCGATTCGAGCCGTTCCCTTCACAGGCTTCGCACCGTCCGCCGCTCACGTTAAAACTAAATCGTCCCGGCTTGTACCCGCGGGCCTTCGACTCCGGTAACCGCGTGAATAAATCGCGAATATCATCGGCGAGCTTGATATATGTCGCCGGATTTGACCGCGGCGTCCGCCCGATCGGCGACTGGTCGATCGCAATCAACTTGTCGAGATGTTCTAGCCCCTCGATCCGATCGTGAGCTCCTGGGTTTCCCACTCCCGCATTCAAATCGCGATTGAGCGCCTCCGCCAAAATGTCGTTCACCAACGAACTTTTACCCGATCCGCTGACTCCCGTAACGCAAACAAACGTACCCAGCGGAATCTCTACTGTGACATGCTTCAGATTGTTATGCCGAGCGCCAACGATGCGAAGGTATGTGGAGGCGGCAGGCAGCAGGCGGCAGGCGGAATGATCTGCGACTTTCTCGCTGGATGAAGGAGTTGATTTCGAGGATCGTCGCCGGTTTTGTTTAGTTTCTGCAAACTGCCGTGTTTCCTCCGTCTTCCGACTCTGCTCCATCTGGCTCCCGAACCCTACCCCCTGAACCCTCCTCCGCTCCGGCACCACAATCCTTCGCTCCCCGCTCAAAAACTTTCCCGTCACACTGCGTTCGGCCTTGATAATTTTCTCGAGCGGCCCCACAGCCACGACTTCGCCGCCGCGCACGCCGGGCCCAGGACCGACGTCGATGATCGTGTCCGCCTCGCGC of the Pirellulales bacterium genome contains:
- the uvrA gene encoding excinuclease ABC subunit UvrA → MPAPDIVIRGAREHNLRGVDVVLPRNQLVCLTGVSGSGKSSLAFDTLYAEGQRRYVESLSSFARQFLGQMPKPEVDHISGLSPSISISQKSSGQNPRSTVGTITEIYDYLRVLFARVGQGHCPQCRRPVTAQSREQIIERILQLPEKTPFLVLAPLIRAQKGEYKDLFEDLLKQGFARARVDGQVVPLSDDLKLDRQMRHHIEVVVDRLTAGPSVRPRLAEAVEMALRLGAGELIVVVEERVRSSGFRVQDEDIANDADLPPSTFTLSAHYACTHCGISFEPPSPQLFSFNSPQGMCKQCDGLGEIYSFDPEKLVPNADLSFAHGAIELVGPWRDMGRWRRHIYKGVADTMERKLEIEPETMLETPWKNLSSELKNLWLHGTGDEHITFTWRSGAHGMKYGGKYEGIVPQLLKKYRESKNKMHRRMLEKFMRVVPCASCTGARLNPQARSVTLTSMHSKFAEQPSRSLPEVCSLAVADAAEFFGELHLDETSRKIAEEALKEIRGRLGFLVNVGLDYLSLDRTAPTLSGGESQRIRLAGQIGCGLVGVLYILDEPSIGLHPRDNSKLLATLRQLRDKGNTVVVVEHDEDTMREADTIIDVGPGPGVRGGEVVAVGPLEKIIKAERSVTGKFLSGERRIVVPERRRVQGVGFGSQMEQSRKTEETRQFAETKQNRRRSSKSTPSSSEKVADHSACRLLPAASTYLRIVGARHNNLKHVTVEIPLGTFVCVTGVSGSGKSSLVNDILAEALNRDLNAGVGNPGAHDRIEGLEHLDKLIAIDQSPIGRTPRSNPATYIKLADDIRDLFTRLPESKARGYKPGRFSFNVSGGRCEACEGNGSNRLEMDFLADVWVTCPVCGGHRFNRETLQVRFKGKNIADVLEMDVQEALAHFENIPDIRRKLQTLHDVGLDYLKLGQASPTLSGGEAQRIKLARELVKRSTGRTLYLLDEPTTGLHFADIQMLLKVLHDLVDAGNTVLVVEHNLDVIKTADWMIDLGPEGGAAGGEVVAVGTPEEVAGVQRSGFSRQQAEEERVHSNVGGNGHRSKRTVSHTAMALAPILNGPSPASLKSKGNEPSNRRSANGQIFGEQTIRVRGAWQHNLKGVDVDIPRDQMTVCCGLSGSGKSSLAMDTIYAEGQRRYVESLSAYARQFVGQMQKPKLEHIEGLSPAIAIEQKNLGHTPRSTVGTVTEIYDYFRVLMARLGKPYCPACNEPIGTQSADEVIEKLMAEPDGTKLYLMAPLEIRVGEKYETLWSEMRANGYQRMRVDGKTFTVDEPPEIDRRRKHAVEVIVDRIAVRPDARSRIAGSVETSLSLGKGVLTVAYPVDDVPEKRWRTEVHSQHFACDKCGRSFEPLTPHSFSFNSPLGWCAECEGLGTQLGANPAVLVRDPKLSLAEGAIALWPPAQGAIFAAMLQVLATHAGVRIDVPFEQLTSSERRVVMHGAGDDWIDVRVQESGVRSRENAAGGKQKTESAVPTFRFQYKGLYPALEEAARLSPAMRGQLEHLTDDVECSACGGSRLNELAAAVRLRGKTIDDLGRLPLGKLLNELHNWQPTGSEKKIAGELLREICNRTQFLVDVGLEYLSLNRPAPTLSGGEAQRIRLASQVGSGLCGVLYVLDEPTIGLHPRDNRRLLSALQKLRDLGNTLLVVEHDREVVESADQLLDFGPGAGEYGGEIVARGKPQLVAKARGSVTGPFLSGKSAIAVPSHRRIQGSGFRVQQGKAEIGSEMSENKRTKKGKRAKDSLASEPRTLNPEPFLQILGARHNNLRNISARIPLGTLTAVTGVSGSGKSSLIQDILYKSLARTLHRAREIPGIHDEIRGIELINKVIQVDQQPLGNTPTSNPATYTGAFELIRQLFSQLPEAKVRGYQPRRFSFNAPGGRCEACEGNGEKKIEMHFLPDVWVQCDICHGKRYNPETLAVTYHGQSIADILGLSCGKALKLFENIPKIRRILQTLCDVGLDYLRLGQPAHTLSGGEAQRVKLAAELGRPDTGRTLYLLDEPTTGLHFDDIRKLLDVLHRLVDLGNTVVVIEHNLDVIKTVDWIIDLGPEAGEAGGYVVAEGTPEEVVRVWGSGYRVRPKEGGRRKAEAGKHREQSAPEPSISHTAIALAPVLAAGPYVERKAYNPAATEAKRAGDLDINQVGKEAQMPWEADGRKWHTVDRVGRNGEPARWEGRVLERIVDRIHDLGEFSPTNWNDRSVVEICATKKADGWFLHAITGEQWLVKLKFRVAKGTFGRDGLINKLGMKPLNEMHDLPVYGTDKRVKVKTLRGPWQEIELRVHALDEIDHKQFWQFIEQAVAGFKKITERVKQDPESVMPWTVLGRKWHLIRKGFPPSKKIAWPPEVLEELLEMLQSAAPDAQFLWNNNQSVTVFIQGQREPWARVWTKRLAAVELALCGPKGQFAMGRVAELGQEPEFDSNRTDTDVIKLRFVSDDDLHHGDLFQFLQHHASAVKRSGSIAPT